A section of the Paenibacillus aurantius genome encodes:
- a CDS encoding extracellular solute-binding protein, translating into MAVSMAAVLLGGLAAGCSGKDNTEGKGTDSGSAKPITFTWLVYDRPEGKVKTDWEIFKEIEAKTGVKVDWQVVSQEGLTEKRQIMIATNTVTDFIQPTNQEARENGPEKVFLNLKDYLNIAPNLKKFYDTYPEAKALATGADGGLYDVPVLEGDAAGKGFNYIWMARKDLMDKYNLKAPANLDEFYQFLKALKAKEPDSYPLSFNTPATSDVGMYTVFGKMFTGIAGFFNKNPTAEQYEFAPYQKGYKDALVYMNKLYSEKLLDPEFYLLTGAQWEERFLKGKSSVTYWWKAEVNPLLDKAKKAGAAPDFNLDALPEIAASGLKPYQFSRPVVGSSGRAISAKVKDKERAVKFLDYLVSEEGTNYLSLGIEGKSYTVENGKPAYRKEFGASPYVALRRDFGVWYDNISLNNALARETWERSLDDKSKAINKSYEPFIIPAPKAMVKTTEELDLEKSKLTPLTKYLEQQITEFVVGKTPINDTTFQQFLDQAKKLGADDLLKMYNTAYKRTYNIK; encoded by the coding sequence ATGGCCGTCTCCATGGCAGCCGTCCTTCTAGGCGGACTTGCGGCGGGCTGCAGCGGCAAGGACAATACGGAGGGGAAGGGAACGGATTCGGGTTCAGCGAAGCCGATTACCTTCACATGGCTCGTGTACGATCGTCCGGAAGGCAAGGTGAAGACGGACTGGGAAATTTTCAAGGAAATCGAAGCGAAGACGGGAGTCAAGGTGGATTGGCAGGTGGTCAGTCAGGAGGGACTTACGGAGAAGCGGCAAATTATGATTGCGACGAATACCGTAACCGATTTCATTCAGCCGACGAACCAGGAGGCGCGGGAGAACGGGCCCGAGAAGGTGTTCCTGAACCTGAAGGATTATTTGAACATCGCTCCCAATTTGAAAAAGTTTTACGACACGTATCCGGAAGCCAAGGCGCTCGCGACCGGAGCGGACGGGGGCCTTTACGACGTGCCCGTGCTGGAAGGAGATGCGGCCGGCAAAGGCTTCAACTATATTTGGATGGCGCGCAAGGATTTGATGGATAAATATAACCTGAAGGCGCCCGCCAATCTGGATGAATTCTACCAATTCCTGAAAGCGCTGAAGGCGAAGGAGCCGGACAGCTATCCGCTCAGCTTCAATACACCGGCCACCAGCGATGTGGGGATGTATACCGTTTTCGGTAAAATGTTTACCGGCATAGCCGGATTTTTCAACAAAAATCCTACGGCCGAGCAATACGAATTCGCCCCCTACCAGAAGGGCTACAAAGACGCGCTCGTCTATATGAACAAGCTGTACAGCGAGAAGCTGCTGGATCCTGAATTTTACCTGCTCACCGGCGCCCAATGGGAAGAACGGTTCTTGAAAGGCAAGTCTTCTGTCACCTACTGGTGGAAAGCGGAAGTAAATCCGCTGCTTGATAAAGCGAAGAAGGCCGGGGCGGCTCCCGATTTCAATCTGGATGCGCTGCCGGAGATCGCAGCAAGCGGCCTCAAGCCTTACCAGTTCTCGAGACCGGTCGTGGGCTCGTCGGGCCGCGCCATCTCGGCCAAGGTCAAGGACAAGGAAAGAGCCGTCAAGTTCCTGGATTACCTCGTAAGCGAAGAAGGGACCAACTATTTGTCTCTCGGCATCGAAGGCAAATCGTATACGGTAGAGAACGGCAAGCCTGCCTATAGGAAGGAGTTCGGAGCGAGCCCGTACGTCGCGCTGCGGCGGGACTTTGGCGTATGGTATGACAACATCTCCTTGAACAACGCACTGGCGAGGGAAACGTGGGAGAGAAGCCTGGACGACAAGAGCAAGGCGATCAATAAGAGCTACGAACCGTTCATTATTCCGGCTCCGAAAGCGATGGTCAAGACGACGGAGGAGTTGGATCTCGAGAAGTCGAAGCTGACACCGCTGACCAAATATCTGGAGCAGCAAATTACGGAATTTGTTGTAGGCAAAACCCCGATCAACGACACGACCTTCCAGCAATTTTTGGATCAGGCCAAGAAGCTCGGCGCCGACGATCTGCTCAAGATGTACAATACCGCCTATAAGCGCACCTATAATATCAAATAA